In a genomic window of Vespula vulgaris chromosome 13, iyVesVulg1.1, whole genome shotgun sequence:
- the LOC127068298 gene encoding uncharacterized protein LOC127068298: protein MRKLLALLVIVLACVMINAQGQVPPPKSSIYGTTFDEIVVSSDLSVRRKSKENRQGKRLLSNVPSGTTGSPEKSTPVASRLVSSDGSRITPVARAKRESVTLQTRYLDLGVAGYLLKSQKR from the exons ATGAGGAAACTTTTGGCTCTTTTGGTAATCGTATTGGCATGTGTAATGATCAACGCTCAAGGACAGGTACCCCCTCCAAAAT CATCAATTTATGGAACAACATTTGACGAAATTGTCGTATCGTCCGATTTAAGTGTACGAAGAAAATCTAAGGAAAATCGCCAAGGCAAAAGATTACTTTCGAACGTACCATCGGGTACTACCGGTTCGCCTGAAAAATCAACTCCAGTTGCATCCAGGCTCGTGTCAAGCGACGGGAGTCGTATTACACCAGTGGCTAGAGCAAAGCGTGAATCTGTTACACTTCAAACAAG atatttgGATCTGGGAGTCGCGGGATACTTGCTGAAGTCtcaaaaacgataa
- the LOC127068377 gene encoding uncharacterized protein LOC127068377 has protein sequence MTTSSTILSCILFVSIMVVLVESRAIPAEPVSLMMDAYGNPVLFVREKRTPIQTYPQRAMMFTGYYRPVRRSNNGGQASGVFAQGNAVSGEAFFGGLQSPNFKNGPEPIEEPEVSSAEAQAAPEPEEALPEHDQEIPVQNEDRYIPEDQRHDQEEHGLQANEQEINVSKPEIETPVPAEEPIAPSTEATVNNRPKASLGKKKKVPVQVEDDDEEDDVDDEDEDPVVPFVPFKGNRRHQGYPHLNNFFPMVFSFPGASTRAGSSGSPPGAVTAIANSYSTGKGGVASSVATAYGGSPNGKKRRTSPAEE, from the exons ATGACTACCTCCTCGACGATACTTTCTTGCATCTTGTTCGTATCGATAATGGTGGTTCTGGTGGAATCTCGAGCTATACCTGCTGAACCTG TTTCACTTATGATGGACGCTTATGGGAACCCAGTATTAtttgtaagagagaaaaggacgcCGATTCAAACTTATCCCCAAAGAGCCATGATGTTCACCGGATATTATAGGCCAGTACGTCGTTCCAATAATGGTGGCCAAGCAAGTGGTGTCTTTGCCCAAGGAAATGCCGTCAGTGGAGAAGCTTTCTTTGGTGGCTTGCAATCACCAAACTTTAAAAATGGTCCTGAACCTATCGAGGAACCAGAAGTATCCAGTGCCGAGGCACAAGCCGCTCCAGAACCTGAGGAAGCTTTGCCTGAACATGATCAAGAGATACCGGTACAAAACGAGGATCGATATATACCAGAGGATCAACGTCATGATCAAGAGGAACATGGTCTTCAAGCTAACGAACAG GAAATAAACGTTTCGAAACCAGAAATCGAAACACCTGTACCAGCAGAAGAACCAATAGCACCTTCTACCGAAGCAACGGTGAATAATCGACCAAAGGCTAGTCTtggcaaaaaaaagaaagtcccAGTTCAAGTGGAAGATGACGATGAAGAGGACGACGTAGATGACGAAGACGAGGATCCTGTTGTACCATTCGTACCTTTCAAGGGTAATCGTCGTCATCAAGGTTACCCACACctgaacaattttttcccAATGGTCTTTAGTTTCCCTGGTGCATCCACTCGTGCTGGATCCTCTGGATCTCCACCTGGAGCGGTAACCGCCATTGCTAATAGTTACTCTACCGGTAAAGGTGGTGTTGCTAGTTCTGTAGCGACGGCATATGGCGGATCACCAAATGG TAAAAAACGACGTACATCACCCGCGGAAGAATAA